A section of the Lepus europaeus isolate LE1 chromosome 10, mLepTim1.pri, whole genome shotgun sequence genome encodes:
- the LOC133769152 gene encoding protein FAM209-like produces the protein MRTLKWILFLPLCLSCGCAFMFSSLREKAKDPQGKVPCGGHFRIRQNLPEHAQGWLGSKWLWLLFVVVLYVILKFRGDSEKNKEQNPSLRGCTFRSPMRRNQNTSPNKDYAFNTLTQLEMDLVKFVSKVRNLKVAMATSNNLKLQSLEAPADPQNNITIYEIWGEEDE, from the exons ATGCGGACGCTGAAATGGATCCTGTTCTTACCTTTGTGCCTCTCCTGCGGCTGTGCCTTTATGTTCTCTTCTCTGAGAGAGAAGGCCAAAGACCCCCAGGGAAAGGTGCCTTGCGGAGGGCACTTCCGGATTAGGCAGAATCTACCAGAGCACGCCCAAGGCTGGCTTGGGAGCAAGTGGCTCTGGCTCTTGTTTGTTGTTGTGCTGTACGTTATACTCAAGTTTCgaggagacagtgagaagaaCAAG GAGCAGAATCCTAGCCTTCGAGGCTGTACATTTCGCTCTCCAATGAGGAGAAATCAAAATACTTCCCCCAACAAAGACTATGCATTCAATACCTTGACTCAGCTCGAGATGGACCTTGTGAAATTTGTGTCCAAAGTGCGGAATCTTAAAGTCGCCATGGCAACTAGCAATAACCTCAAGCTCCAAAGCTTAGAGGCACCCGCTGACCCACAGAACAACATC